A window of Kiritimatiellia bacterium contains these coding sequences:
- a CDS encoding thermonuclease family protein, with protein MTFGWRQRLAAALAALALLPPGAGAAKKWRVMEECTLIDNPANDGDSFHVRWKNRHYIFRLYFVDTPESEWSLPERIKEQAAYFGIDEAATVQLGRDAKKFTEKFLADGFSIQTMREDARGRSDRDRFYGVVKNKAGEDLAEALIANGLARIHGVDKDVPEEVRSSTFNRRLKGLELQAKNQKLGGWAPNLTRVEQRLAGLAAPADIVGQTVTTPQTVSVFSLEDASRQLGILQRGAQVKVLEALSPIMLKIQITTGSGAVIEGQCRRADLGI; from the coding sequence ATGACCTTCGGATGGCGACAGCGGCTCGCGGCGGCCCTCGCGGCGCTGGCCCTCCTCCCGCCCGGCGCCGGGGCGGCCAAGAAATGGCGCGTGATGGAGGAGTGCACCCTCATCGACAATCCCGCCAACGACGGCGACAGTTTCCACGTCCGCTGGAAAAACCGCCACTACATCTTCCGGCTCTACTTCGTGGACACGCCGGAATCGGAATGGAGCCTGCCCGAGCGGATCAAGGAACAGGCGGCCTACTTCGGCATTGACGAGGCGGCGACGGTTCAACTGGGCCGGGACGCGAAGAAGTTCACCGAGAAATTCCTCGCCGACGGGTTCTCCATCCAGACCATGCGCGAGGACGCGCGCGGCCGCAGCGACCGCGACCGCTTCTACGGCGTCGTCAAGAACAAGGCGGGCGAGGACCTGGCCGAGGCGCTCATCGCCAACGGCCTGGCCCGCATCCATGGCGTGGACAAGGACGTCCCCGAGGAGGTCCGCTCCTCGACCTTCAACCGCCGGCTCAAGGGGCTCGAGCTGCAGGCCAAGAACCAGAAGCTGGGCGGCTGGGCGCCGAACCTGACCCGCGTCGAGCAGCGCCTCGCCGGCCTCGCGGCGCCGGCCGACATAGTCGGGCAGACCGTGACCACCCCGCAGACCGTCTCCGTATTCTCCCTCGAGGACGCCTCCCGCCAGCTCGGCATCCTCCAGCGCGGCGCCCAGGTCAAGGTGCTCGAGGCCCTGTCGCCCATCATGCTCAAGATCCAGATCACCACCGGCAGCGGCGCCGTCATCGAAGGCCAGTGCCGCCGCGCCGACCTGGGGATTTGA
- a CDS encoding phenylalanine--tRNA ligase subunit beta has protein sequence MRLPISWLKEYVEFEDTPRGLADRLTFSGTEVEGLEIFGSTYDGIVVGEILRVDRHPNADKLTLCAVNTGRGELTVVCGAPNARAGMKVPFAPVGVTLPNGMKLKAAKIRGVESHGMLCAEDELGLSEDHTGLMELDARWAPGTPLSEVLGPPEAVLELSVTPNRPDCLSVLGMAREVAALYGSRVKWPEVHFVESDPAVEQLARVEVEDADGCPRYTARVMTGVKIGPSPAWMKRRLERAGIRAISNVVDITNYVMLECGQPLHAFDQELLEEGRIVVRRLRTGEKLATLDGIERAVTPDMLAICDARRPVALAGIMGGAGSEIRDATHTVLLESACFRPRDIRRTSKRLGLSTESSYRFERGVDIERTEWASRRAAQLMADLAGATVARGVVDVFAKQPEPRRIFCRFDKVNALLGLNEGGERIQQVFESLALPVEKADAQGCTVRVPSFRPDLEVEVDLAEEFARIHGLDQIPSPAPHAQIVEGAKDADWQAVAACRAHLVGLGLREILNYSFVSARFLDLFDPGDAARRLVIPNPVSQDHAVMRTALIPQMVDTLGRNLARQVEEAALFEIGRVFGVGPDGQPFEEDRLAIGLMGPAGRTGLDRRRPVEPQEMYLWLKGVWEELADAQSIEWTLSADSRCPFLEAGSAAALFIGGEPVGRMGLVDAKQRSEWRMTQPVAVLEVRLAPLLGRAHVTPACRPVPAYPSVRRDVALIVDAAIRHEDVVGLIRKAAPAELENIEIFDIFSGGNIGAGRRSLAYALTYRSAARTLTDEEANGYHEAIKQALKRELNAEIREG, from the coding sequence ATGCGATTGCCGATCAGTTGGTTGAAGGAATACGTCGAGTTCGAGGACACGCCGCGGGGGCTGGCCGACCGCCTGACCTTTTCCGGCACCGAGGTCGAGGGCCTCGAGATCTTCGGCTCGACCTACGACGGGATCGTCGTCGGCGAAATCCTGCGCGTGGACCGGCATCCCAACGCGGACAAGCTCACGCTCTGCGCGGTGAATACCGGCCGGGGCGAACTTACGGTGGTCTGCGGCGCGCCGAACGCGCGCGCCGGCATGAAGGTTCCGTTCGCCCCGGTCGGTGTGACGCTGCCCAACGGCATGAAGCTCAAGGCCGCGAAGATTCGCGGCGTCGAGTCGCACGGCATGCTCTGCGCCGAGGACGAGCTGGGCCTCTCCGAGGATCATACCGGCTTGATGGAACTCGACGCGCGCTGGGCGCCGGGCACGCCGCTCTCCGAAGTCCTCGGCCCGCCGGAGGCCGTGCTGGAGCTTTCCGTCACGCCGAACCGGCCGGATTGCTTGAGCGTACTCGGCATGGCCCGCGAGGTCGCGGCCCTGTACGGGAGTCGCGTGAAGTGGCCCGAGGTGCATTTCGTGGAGTCCGATCCGGCGGTGGAACAGCTTGCGCGCGTGGAGGTTGAGGACGCCGACGGGTGCCCGCGCTACACGGCCCGCGTGATGACCGGCGTGAAGATCGGCCCATCGCCCGCCTGGATGAAGCGGCGCCTGGAACGGGCCGGCATCCGCGCGATCAGCAACGTCGTGGACATCACGAACTACGTCATGCTCGAGTGCGGCCAGCCGCTCCACGCGTTCGACCAGGAACTGCTGGAGGAGGGGCGGATCGTCGTCCGGCGCCTCCGCACGGGCGAGAAGCTCGCGACGCTGGACGGCATCGAGCGCGCGGTAACGCCGGACATGCTGGCGATCTGCGACGCGCGCCGGCCGGTCGCCCTGGCGGGCATCATGGGCGGCGCGGGCAGCGAGATCCGCGACGCGACGCACACGGTCCTGCTCGAGAGCGCGTGCTTCCGGCCGCGGGACATCCGGCGCACGTCGAAGCGGCTCGGGCTCTCCACGGAATCGTCCTACCGCTTCGAGCGCGGGGTGGACATCGAGCGCACGGAATGGGCGAGCCGCCGCGCGGCGCAGCTGATGGCCGACCTCGCCGGCGCGACCGTCGCGCGCGGCGTGGTGGATGTCTTCGCGAAACAGCCCGAGCCGCGCCGGATCTTCTGCCGGTTCGACAAGGTCAACGCGCTGCTCGGCCTGAACGAGGGCGGCGAACGGATCCAGCAGGTCTTCGAGTCGCTCGCCCTGCCGGTAGAGAAGGCGGACGCGCAGGGCTGCACCGTGCGGGTACCGAGCTTCCGGCCGGACCTTGAGGTCGAGGTGGACCTGGCCGAGGAATTCGCGCGCATCCATGGGCTGGACCAGATCCCTTCGCCCGCGCCGCACGCGCAAATCGTTGAGGGGGCGAAGGATGCGGATTGGCAGGCGGTGGCCGCCTGCCGCGCGCACCTGGTGGGGCTCGGCTTGCGCGAGATACTGAATTACAGCTTCGTGTCGGCCCGGTTCCTGGACCTGTTCGATCCCGGCGACGCGGCGCGGAGGCTGGTGATCCCGAATCCCGTGAGCCAGGACCACGCGGTCATGCGGACGGCGCTGATCCCGCAGATGGTGGACACGCTGGGCCGCAACCTGGCGCGGCAGGTTGAGGAGGCGGCGCTCTTCGAGATCGGGCGGGTGTTCGGCGTGGGGCCGGACGGGCAGCCGTTCGAGGAGGACCGGCTCGCGATCGGGCTGATGGGCCCGGCGGGGCGGACGGGGCTGGACCGCCGCCGGCCGGTGGAGCCGCAGGAAATGTATCTCTGGCTCAAGGGCGTCTGGGAAGAGTTGGCCGACGCGCAAAGCATCGAGTGGACGCTGTCCGCGGACAGCAGGTGCCCGTTCCTCGAGGCCGGCAGCGCCGCGGCGCTGTTCATCGGCGGCGAACCGGTCGGACGGATGGGCTTGGTGGACGCGAAGCAGCGGAGCGAGTGGCGCATGACGCAGCCGGTGGCGGTGCTCGAGGTGCGGCTGGCGCCGCTGCTCGGGCGCGCGCACGTGACGCCCGCGTGCCGGCCGGTCCCGGCCTATCCCTCGGTACGGCGCGACGTGGCGCTGATCGTGGACGCGGCAATCCGGCACGAGGATGTGGTGGGGCTGATCCGGAAAGCGGCGCCGGCGGAGCTGGAAAACATCGAAATTTTTGATATATTTTCCGGTGGAAACATCGGCGCGGGCCGCCGAAGTCTCGCCTACGCATTGACTTACCGGTCGGCCGCGCGGACCTTGACGGACGAGGAAGCCAACGGGTATCATGAAGCTATAAAGCAAGCGCTGAAGCGCGAGCTGAACGCGGAGATCCGCGAAGGCTGA
- a CDS encoding replication-associated recombination protein A translates to MDELFEQEEKPEQAKKRPLAARMRPRTLDEVVGQEHLLGPGKLLRRAIEADRLGSLILYGPPGCGKTTLAEVIARVTRRKFVRTSGVLENVAGLRAHLEAARNRRATSGVETILFIDEIHRFNKAQQDVLLPYVEDGAVILVGATTHNPFFFINSPLTSRSQIFQLEALAPGQVRVLLDRALERDEALRALPAKAEPEALDHLAKVCEGDARRALNALEIAALTTPKGPDGSVLVTRDAAADSIQKKAVVYDHDEDGHYDTISAFIKSVRGSDPNAALYWLAKMIYAGEDPRFIARRLVILASEDIGNADPRGLTVATSALEAVDFVGMPEARIILAQATTYLATAPKSNASYLGIEAAMDDVTHDRVLPVPRPLRSTGSKKAAKEFGHAGYKYAHSFEGHFVDQEYAPTSKIYYAPTEQGYEETIKRRIEHWNEQRKKARRGKKAE, encoded by the coding sequence ATGGACGAGCTATTCGAGCAGGAGGAGAAACCGGAGCAGGCGAAGAAGCGGCCGCTGGCCGCGCGCATGCGCCCCCGGACCCTCGACGAGGTGGTCGGGCAGGAGCACCTGCTCGGCCCCGGCAAGCTGCTCCGCCGCGCCATCGAGGCGGACCGGCTCGGAAGCCTGATCCTCTACGGCCCGCCCGGCTGCGGCAAGACCACGCTCGCGGAGGTCATCGCCCGGGTCACCCGCCGCAAGTTCGTCCGGACCAGCGGCGTGCTGGAGAACGTCGCCGGGCTGCGCGCGCACCTCGAGGCGGCCCGCAATCGCCGCGCGACCAGCGGCGTCGAGACCATCCTGTTCATCGACGAGATCCACCGCTTCAACAAGGCCCAGCAGGACGTGCTGCTGCCCTACGTCGAGGACGGCGCCGTGATCCTGGTCGGCGCCACAACGCACAATCCCTTTTTCTTCATCAACTCGCCGTTGACGTCCCGCTCGCAGATCTTCCAGCTCGAGGCCCTCGCGCCGGGCCAAGTCCGGGTGCTGCTCGACCGCGCGCTGGAGCGGGACGAGGCGCTGCGTGCGCTGCCGGCGAAGGCCGAGCCGGAGGCGCTCGACCACCTGGCGAAGGTCTGCGAGGGCGACGCGCGGCGCGCGCTCAACGCCTTGGAGATCGCCGCGCTCACGACGCCGAAGGGCCCGGACGGGAGCGTGCTCGTCACCCGCGACGCGGCCGCGGACTCGATCCAGAAGAAGGCCGTCGTCTACGACCACGACGAGGACGGCCACTACGACACGATCTCCGCGTTCATCAAGAGCGTGCGCGGCTCCGACCCCAACGCGGCGCTCTACTGGCTGGCGAAGATGATCTACGCGGGCGAGGATCCGCGGTTCATCGCGCGGCGGTTGGTGATCCTGGCGTCGGAGGACATCGGCAACGCCGACCCGCGCGGGTTGACGGTCGCGACGTCGGCGCTGGAGGCCGTGGATTTCGTCGGGATGCCCGAGGCGCGGATCATCCTGGCCCAGGCGACGACGTACCTGGCGACGGCGCCCAAGAGCAACGCGTCGTACCTGGGCATCGAGGCGGCGATGGACGACGTTACGCACGACCGCGTCCTGCCGGTCCCGCGCCCGCTGCGCAGCACGGGGTCCAAGAAGGCCGCGAAGGAATTCGGGCACGCCGGCTATAAATACGCCCACAGCTTTGAGGGGCATTTCGTGGACCAGGAATACGCGCCGACGTCGAAGATTTACTACGCGCCGACGGAGCAGGGCTACGAGGAGACGATCAAGCGGAGGATCGAGCACTGGAACGAACAGCGCAAGAAGGCGCGCCGCGGGAAAAAGGCGGAATGA
- a CDS encoding 5-formyltetrahydrofolate cyclo-ligase gives MKEILRKRMRARRARWPAAKVRAGSGRVRRRLASWPVFRAARVIAAYRATPGEVELGPLLRAAARRGARVCVPVFDGAKGAYAWAWWTPGAAEKAGRYGIAEPARRRAADPRRIEMVLVPGLAFDAKGRRLGRGGGHYDRLLARTAGLRIGVAFEAQLVRRVPRAPHDVNMDAVATDEGLYVMNEILKQKPKTAGRLLQAGRS, from the coding sequence ATGAAGGAAATCCTTCGAAAGCGCATGCGCGCGCGCCGGGCCCGCTGGCCGGCGGCAAAGGTGCGCGCGGGAAGCGGCCGGGTTCGGCGGCGGCTGGCCTCGTGGCCGGTCTTCCGGGCGGCGCGGGTGATCGCCGCCTACCGGGCGACGCCGGGCGAGGTGGAACTGGGTCCGCTCTTGCGCGCGGCCGCGCGGCGGGGCGCGCGGGTCTGTGTGCCGGTGTTCGACGGCGCGAAGGGCGCCTACGCGTGGGCTTGGTGGACGCCGGGCGCGGCGGAAAAGGCCGGGCGCTACGGCATCGCCGAGCCGGCCCGGCGTCGGGCGGCGGACCCGCGGAGGATCGAGATGGTCCTGGTCCCGGGCCTGGCCTTCGACGCGAAGGGCCGGCGGCTGGGGCGCGGGGGCGGGCACTACGACCGCCTGTTGGCGCGCACGGCGGGCCTGCGCATCGGCGTGGCGTTTGAGGCGCAGCTCGTGCGCCGGGTGCCCCGCGCCCCGCACGACGTGAACATGGACGCCGTGGCGACGGACGAAGGGCTGTACGTGATGAATGAAATCCTGAAGCAAAAACCAAAAACCGCCGGCCGCCTTCTTCAAGCCGGCAGGAGCTGA
- the rny gene encoding ribonuclease Y — translation MEELTTNWWMPTVFAFLLMVLGFYTRALLARAHAHTIEKKAELTLLQAKKDAEVIAREAQIQARDEVIRARDAFEAEIRSRRQELMALEERIAAREGNLDRKLGVLDKKEQALDDRMAEIEKGREAVKAREAEIQAVVDREKAKLQEVAGLSHEEARRILLQKVDEELRAETGAMIRKYQEEAKANAEKEAREIITTAIQRYASEQVAEVTTSTLNLPNDEMKGRIIGREGRNIRALEAATGVSFLIDDTPEVVVISSFDPLRREVARVSLERLMADGRIHPARIEEVVAKVREEMDEVTRKAGEEAIFELGLQGVAPELVRTLGRLKFRHSFAQNVLRHSVETAQLMGMMAADLGLDPVVAKRVGLFHDIGKAIDHQVEGNHAIIGADLLKRCGESAAVVNAVAAHHGEVEAGGNTYAVLATAADAISASRPGARSETTAIYLKRLEKLEEIASSFRGVEKSYAMQAGREIRVIVEPGKIDDNEAMQMARNISKQIEQEMKYPGQIKVTVIRETRCVEYAK, via the coding sequence ATGGAAGAACTGACAACCAACTGGTGGATGCCCACCGTCTTCGCGTTCCTGCTGATGGTCCTGGGCTTCTACACCCGGGCGCTGTTGGCCCGCGCCCACGCGCATACCATTGAGAAAAAAGCCGAGTTGACTCTCTTGCAGGCGAAGAAGGACGCCGAGGTCATCGCCCGCGAGGCGCAGATCCAGGCCCGGGACGAGGTCATCCGCGCCCGCGACGCGTTCGAAGCGGAGATCCGGTCGCGGCGGCAGGAGTTGATGGCGCTCGAGGAACGGATCGCCGCGCGCGAGGGGAACCTGGACCGCAAGCTGGGCGTGCTGGACAAGAAGGAACAGGCGCTCGACGACCGGATGGCCGAGATCGAGAAGGGCCGGGAGGCCGTGAAGGCCCGCGAGGCCGAGATCCAGGCCGTGGTGGACCGGGAGAAGGCCAAGCTGCAGGAGGTGGCCGGCCTTTCGCACGAGGAGGCCCGGCGGATCCTGCTGCAGAAGGTGGACGAGGAACTCCGCGCCGAGACGGGCGCCATGATCCGGAAATACCAGGAGGAGGCCAAGGCGAACGCCGAGAAGGAGGCCCGCGAGATCATTACGACGGCCATCCAGCGCTACGCCTCCGAGCAGGTCGCCGAGGTCACGACCAGCACGCTGAACCTGCCGAACGACGAGATGAAGGGGCGGATCATCGGGCGCGAGGGCCGCAACATCCGGGCGCTCGAGGCCGCGACGGGCGTCAGCTTCCTGATCGACGACACGCCGGAGGTCGTCGTGATTTCGTCCTTCGATCCCCTGCGCCGGGAGGTGGCCAGGGTTTCCCTGGAGCGGCTGATGGCCGACGGCCGCATCCACCCGGCGCGGATCGAGGAGGTGGTCGCCAAGGTCCGCGAGGAGATGGACGAGGTCACGCGCAAGGCCGGCGAGGAGGCGATCTTCGAGCTGGGCCTGCAGGGGGTGGCGCCGGAGCTGGTCCGGACGCTCGGCCGGCTGAAGTTCAGGCATAGCTTCGCCCAGAACGTGCTGCGGCACTCGGTCGAGACCGCGCAGCTCATGGGCATGATGGCCGCCGACCTCGGGCTGGACCCCGTGGTCGCCAAGCGCGTCGGCCTGTTCCACGACATCGGCAAGGCGATCGACCACCAGGTCGAGGGCAACCACGCGATCATCGGGGCCGACCTGCTCAAGCGGTGCGGCGAGTCGGCGGCGGTGGTCAACGCCGTGGCGGCGCACCACGGCGAGGTGGAGGCCGGCGGCAACACCTACGCGGTCCTCGCGACGGCGGCGGACGCCATCTCCGCCTCCCGTCCCGGGGCGCGCTCGGAGACGACGGCGATCTACCTCAAGCGGCTGGAGAAGCTCGAGGAGATCGCGAGCAGCTTCCGCGGCGTCGAGAAGAGCTACGCGATGCAGGCGGGCCGCGAGATCCGCGTGATCGTCGAGCCCGGCAAGATCGACGACAACGAGGCCATGCAGATGGCCCGCAACATCAGCAAGCAGATCGAGCAGGAGATGAAGTATCCCGGGCAGATCAAGGTCACCGTGATCCGCGAGACCCGGTGCGTGGAGTACGCCAAGTAA
- a CDS encoding TIGR00282 family metallophosphoesterase: protein MRILIVGDMVGSPGRTAFARVAGLMRQKGEVDFVVANAENAAGGRGITGALAREILDAGADVITLGDHAWDQKDLAAFLEKEPRVLRPANSAPACPGRGWITVDTPGGRVTVLSVVGRVFMAPHFDCPFRTADQVLKPDAGLGKVIIVDVHAEATSEKIALGRYLDGRVSAVVGTHTHVQTSDETILPKGTAYLTDLGMTGPHDGVLGREVAPVLKRFTTGMPAPFDVATGDVRLEGLLVTVDAETGRAQKVKRVRERVEK, encoded by the coding sequence ATGCGGATCCTAATTGTGGGCGACATGGTGGGATCACCGGGCCGGACGGCCTTTGCCCGCGTGGCCGGGCTGATGCGGCAGAAGGGCGAGGTGGACTTCGTCGTGGCCAACGCGGAGAACGCGGCGGGCGGGCGCGGGATCACCGGCGCGCTGGCGCGCGAGATCCTGGACGCGGGGGCGGACGTCATCACGCTCGGCGACCACGCCTGGGACCAGAAGGACCTGGCGGCGTTCCTGGAAAAGGAGCCCCGCGTGTTGCGCCCCGCGAACTCCGCGCCGGCCTGCCCCGGCCGCGGGTGGATCACCGTGGACACCCCCGGCGGCCGGGTTACGGTCCTTAGCGTCGTCGGGCGTGTCTTCATGGCGCCGCACTTCGATTGCCCGTTCCGGACCGCCGACCAGGTCCTCAAGCCGGACGCCGGGCTGGGGAAGGTCATCATCGTGGATGTTCACGCCGAGGCGACGTCCGAGAAGATCGCGCTGGGCCGGTACCTTGACGGCCGGGTCAGCGCGGTGGTCGGCACTCACACCCACGTGCAGACCTCGGACGAAACCATCCTGCCCAAGGGCACGGCCTACCTGACCGACCTCGGCATGACGGGCCCGCACGATGGCGTCCTGGGCCGGGAGGTGGCGCCTGTGCTCAAGAGGTTCACCACGGGCATGCCGGCCCCGTTCGACGTCGCCACCGGCGACGTGCGGCTCGAGGGCCTGCTGGTCACCGTGGACGCGGAGACCGGCCGGGCGCAGAAGGTCAAGCGCGTGCGGGAGCGCGTGGAGAAATGA
- the xseA gene encoding exodeoxyribonuclease VII large subunit encodes MNSARTLNPESSPPPDGRRVYRVSELTRLIRVALENEFGSVWVEGELSNVHVHSSGHVYFTLKDESAQIQAALFRGSRGAVRFELRDGLKVRAFGEITAYEARSQYQIIVKQVEEAGKGSLQEAFEKLKKKLAAEGLFDEARKKRLPMLPRRIGIVTSPTGAAIQDMLNILGRRFPNLYLLVAPVKVQGEGAAAEIAGALDLLNARGGLDVLIVGRGGGSLEDLWAFNEEVVARAIARSAIPVISAVGHETDFTICDFIADLRAPTPSAAAELVVRPKADFERMLDQWAGRMAGALRQRALKLKNRLLKVDQVLREPRNLARQYRQRIGALKTGLAREVRHLLQRRQQRLDELGLRFRKQALVWRDARRQDVRRLAASLKALSPDAVLERGFSITRRADGHILRDAAGVAAGEHISTKLHRGILESEVVKGGTHGGEKG; translated from the coding sequence ATGAATAGCGCCCGAACCCTGAACCCTGAATCCTCACCCCCTCCGGACGGCCGCCGGGTCTACCGGGTCTCCGAGCTCACCCGCCTGATCCGGGTCGCGCTGGAGAACGAGTTCGGCAGTGTCTGGGTCGAGGGCGAGCTTTCCAACGTCCACGTGCATTCGTCCGGCCACGTGTATTTCACGCTCAAGGACGAGAGCGCGCAGATCCAGGCCGCGCTGTTCCGGGGCTCCCGCGGCGCGGTGCGGTTCGAGCTGCGCGACGGGCTGAAGGTCCGGGCGTTCGGCGAGATCACCGCCTATGAAGCCCGCAGCCAGTACCAAATCATCGTGAAGCAGGTCGAGGAGGCGGGCAAGGGCAGCCTCCAGGAGGCCTTCGAGAAGCTGAAGAAGAAGCTGGCCGCCGAGGGCCTGTTTGACGAGGCGCGGAAGAAGCGGCTGCCGATGCTGCCGCGGCGGATCGGGATCGTCACCTCGCCGACCGGCGCGGCGATCCAGGACATGCTGAACATCCTCGGCCGGCGTTTCCCGAACCTGTATCTCCTGGTCGCTCCGGTGAAGGTCCAGGGCGAGGGCGCGGCGGCGGAGATCGCCGGGGCCCTTGACCTGCTCAACGCGCGGGGTGGGCTGGACGTGTTGATTGTCGGGCGGGGCGGGGGCAGCCTGGAGGATCTCTGGGCGTTCAACGAGGAGGTCGTGGCGCGGGCCATCGCGCGGTCGGCGATCCCGGTGATCTCCGCCGTCGGGCACGAGACTGATTTCACGATTTGCGACTTTATCGCCGACCTGCGCGCGCCGACGCCGTCCGCGGCGGCGGAACTGGTCGTCCGGCCCAAGGCGGATTTCGAGCGCATGCTGGACCAGTGGGCGGGCCGGATGGCCGGCGCGCTCCGGCAGCGGGCCCTGAAACTGAAAAACCGGCTTCTGAAGGTCGACCAGGTGCTCCGCGAGCCGCGCAACCTGGCGAGGCAGTACCGGCAGCGGATCGGGGCGCTGAAGACGGGCCTGGCCCGCGAGGTCCGGCACCTGCTCCAGCGGCGGCAGCAGCGGCTGGACGAACTCGGCCTGCGCTTCCGGAAACAGGCGCTCGTCTGGCGCGACGCGCGCCGGCAGGACGTGCGGCGGCTGGCGGCCTCGCTGAAGGCCTTGAGCCCGGACGCCGTGCTGGAGCGGGGGTTCAGCATCACCCGGCGGGCCGACGGACACATCCTGCGTGACGCCGCCGGGGTGGCGGCGGGCGAGCATATTTCAACGAAGCTGCATCGGGGCATCCTGGAATCCGAGGTCGTGAAGGGAGGGACGCATGGCGGAGAAAAAGGCTGA
- a CDS encoding exodeoxyribonuclease VII small subunit, translated as MAEKKAEQPMTFEKALARLEAIVAEMEGGQLSLEKMMAAFEEGSALVKLCAGQLNEVERKIELLVKKDGEPSTVPFEAKPG; from the coding sequence ATGGCGGAGAAAAAGGCTGAACAACCTATGACGTTTGAGAAGGCCTTGGCGCGGCTGGAGGCGATCGTCGCCGAAATGGAAGGCGGCCAGTTGAGCCTGGAGAAAATGATGGCGGCGTTCGAGGAAGGCTCCGCCCTGGTCAAGTTGTGCGCCGGTCAGCTCAACGAGGTGGAGCGGAAGATCGAGCTGCTGGTGAAGAAGGACGGCGAGCCCTCGACCGTCCCGTTTGAAGCGAAGCCGGGCTGA
- a CDS encoding TrkA family potassium uptake protein, with the protein MRQIGIIGLGLFGQTLARELADRGVQVLAMDRDRDLVEEIKEDVTHAVQLDSTDEAALQAVGIKDMDVVAVCIGEDIEANLLTTILLKKLGIRRVWVRAISPLQREILKALEVDEVINMEEEMGRITAAGLASAGIARHIPLSRGHSIAEIEVPAAFVGQPIRRIAPREKYHVNIIAIKKPVPRINEQGERLLEEDYDDVPSPDEPLEEGHKLLVAGRNEDIEKFSSP; encoded by the coding sequence ATGAGACAGATCGGCATCATCGGGTTGGGCCTGTTCGGGCAGACCCTGGCGCGCGAACTGGCCGACCGGGGCGTCCAGGTCCTGGCCATGGACCGCGACCGGGATCTCGTCGAGGAGATCAAGGAGGACGTCACCCACGCCGTGCAACTGGACTCCACCGACGAGGCCGCGCTCCAGGCCGTGGGCATCAAGGACATGGACGTGGTGGCCGTCTGCATCGGCGAGGACATCGAGGCCAACCTGCTGACGACGATCCTCCTCAAGAAACTCGGCATCCGGCGCGTCTGGGTCCGCGCCATCAGCCCGCTGCAACGGGAAATCCTCAAGGCCCTGGAGGTGGACGAGGTGATCAACATGGAGGAGGAGATGGGCCGGATCACCGCGGCAGGATTGGCCTCCGCGGGCATCGCGCGCCACATCCCGCTGTCCCGCGGGCACAGCATAGCCGAGATCGAGGTCCCGGCCGCCTTCGTCGGTCAGCCCATCCGCCGGATCGCGCCGCGGGAGAAGTACCACGTCAACATCATCGCCATCAAAAAACCGGTGCCCCGGATCAACGAACAGGGTGAGCGGCTGCTGGAGGAGGATTACGACGACGTGCCCTCCCCGGATGAGCCCCTCGAAGAGGGCCACAAGCTCCTGGTCGCCGGCCGGAACGAGGACATCGAGAAATTCTCCTCCCCCTGA
- the hypB gene encoding hydrogenase nickel incorporation protein HypB — protein MATQNIKVYKDLMGENEKWAAATRKVLAERKLSMVNLIGSPGSGKTALIEATARKLGAGFRAAVLEGDVETTRDAERIAAVNLPVSQLLTGGACHLEAKLVHQALLELPAENLRLVIVENVGNMVCPAEFDIGEHAKVAVLSVTEGEDKPLKYPLLFREAKAVVLTKIDLLPHLEFNLAACEGFIRQVHAGVPVFKLSARTGEGLAGWTDWLQGI, from the coding sequence ATGGCGACGCAGAACATTAAAGTCTACAAGGACCTGATGGGCGAAAACGAGAAGTGGGCCGCCGCCACGCGCAAGGTCCTCGCCGAGCGGAAACTGTCCATGGTCAATCTCATCGGTTCGCCGGGCTCCGGCAAGACCGCGCTGATCGAGGCCACGGCCAGGAAACTGGGCGCCGGGTTCCGCGCGGCCGTGCTGGAAGGCGACGTCGAGACCACGCGCGACGCCGAACGCATCGCGGCGGTGAACCTGCCCGTCAGCCAGTTGCTCACCGGCGGCGCGTGCCACCTCGAGGCCAAGCTCGTGCACCAGGCCCTGCTGGAACTCCCGGCGGAGAACCTGCGGCTGGTCATCGTCGAGAACGTCGGCAACATGGTCTGCCCCGCGGAATTCGATATCGGCGAGCACGCCAAGGTCGCGGTGTTGAGCGTGACCGAGGGCGAGGACAAGCCGCTGAAGTACCCCCTGCTCTTCCGCGAGGCGAAGGCGGTCGTGCTGACCAAGATCGACCTGCTGCCGCACCTGGAGTTCAACCTGGCGGCGTGCGAAGGCTTCATCCGCCAGGTTCACGCCGGCGTCCCAGTGTTCAAGCTGTCCGCCCGGACCGGCGAAGGATTGGCGGGCTGGACGGACTGGTTGCAGGGCATATAG